From Kitasatospora sp. MAP12-44:
GCCCGCCGAGGCCGTAGATACGCAGGTTGCGGCGGAGCAGGTCGGAGGCGGAGGCGGGCCGGTAGCGCACGCCGCGCAGCGCGAGCGGGATCAGTGCGACGATGATCAGCGCGTTGAAGACGATCGCCGAGGTGATCGCGGACCGAGGGCTGTGCAGCGCCATGATGTTGAGGTCGCCGAGGCCGGGGTAGGCGGAGGCGAACATCGCGGGGATGATCGCGAAGTACTTGGCAACGTCGTTGGCGATCGAGAAGGTGGTCAACGCACCTCGGGTGATCAGCAGTTGCTTGCCGATCTCGACGATCTCGATCAGCTTGGTGGGATTGGAGTCCAGGTCCACCATGTTGCCGGCCTCCTTGGCGGCCGAGGTGCCGGTGTTCATCGCCACCCCCACGTCCGCCTGCGCCAGCGCCGGGGCGTCGTTCGTCCCGTCGCCGGTCATCGCGACCAGCTTGCCGCCCTCCTGCTCCTTCTTGATCAGCGCCAGCTTCTCCTCGGGCGTGGCCTCGGCGAGGAAGTCGTCCACGCCCGCCTCCTGCGCGATCGCCCGGGCCGTCAGCGGGTTGTCACCGGTGACCATGACCGTGCGGATGCCCATCCGGCGCAGCTCGGCGAACCTCTCGCGGATGCCGTCCTTGACCACGTCGGTCAGCTGGATCACGCCCATCGCCCGGGCGCCGTGCCGGTCGTGCACGGCGACCAGCAGCGGGGTGCCGCCGCCCTTGGCGATGACGTCGACGATCTCGAAGGCCTGCGGCGGGACCTTGCCGCCGTGCTCGTGCACCCAGGTGGCGACGGCGGCCGAGGCGCCCTTGCGCACCAGGACGGCCGGACTGTCGGGCCAGGTGAGGTCGACGCCGCTCATCCTGCTGTGCGCGCTGAACGGGACGAACTCCAGGTGCCCGAGCTCCCCCTCCGCGCGGGGCGGCACCGCGTAGCGCTCCTTGGCCAGTTGCACGACCGAGCGGCCCTCCGGGGTCTCGTCGGCGAGGCTGGAGAGCTGGGCTGCCTCGGCGAGTTCCTCGGCCGGAACGCCGTCGAGCGGGACGAAGCGGACGGCCTGGCGGTTGCCGAAGGTGATGGTGCCGGTCTTGTCCAGCAGCAGCGTGTTCACATCACCCGCCGCCTCCACCGCCCGACCCGACATCGCCAGCACGTTGCGCTGCACCAGCCGGTCCATCCCCGCGATCCCGATCGCCGAGAGCAGCGCTCCGATCGTTGTCGGGATCAGCGCCACCAGCAGCGCGACCAGCACGGTGATGCTCTGCTCGGCGCCCGCGTAGACGGCGAACGGCTGGAGCGTGACCACGGTGAGGATGAAGACCACGGTCAGGGCGGCCAGCAGCAGGTTGAGGGCGATCTCGTTGGGGGTCTTCCTCCGCTCGGCGCCCTCGACCAGGGCGATCATCCGGTCGATGAAGGTCAGGCCGGGCTTGGAGGTGATCCGTACGACGATCCGGTCGGAGAGGACCCGCGTGCCGCCGGTGACGGCGCAGCGGTCGCCGCCGGCCTCCCGGATCACCGGGGCCGACTCACCGGTGATCGCCGACTCGTCGACGGACGCGATGCCGTCGACCACGTCACCGTCCCCCGGGACGGTCTCACCGGCCTCGACCACCACGAAGTCGTAGAGCCGCAACTCCTCGGCCGGAACCAGCTCCTCGGGGCAGTGCTCGATACCGACCCGCCAGCGCAGCAGCCTTCTGGCCACCGTCCCGGTCCTGGCCTTGCGCAGCGACTCGGCCTGGGCCTTGCCGCGGCCCTCCGCGACCGCCTCGGCGAGGTTGGCGAACACCACGGTGAGCCAGAGCCAGATGCTGATCAGCCAGCTGAAGACACTCGGCGAGAAGACCGCCGACAGCGTGGTGAGGGCCGAACCGACCTCCACCACGAACATCACCGGGTTCTTCGCCATCACCCGCGGGTGCAGCTTGCGCAGTGCCTCGGGGAACGACCGAACCAGCTGCTTCGGGTCGAACAGCCCGCTCGCCGCACGGTGGCGCCGGATCACCGGTGGCTGCGGTGAGCGATCGACGGTGACGTCCTTCTGAGGTGCGGGAGCCAGGAGAGGCATGCGGCGGACCTTCTGCGCGCGGGCGAGTGTCACAGCGGGAATCGGGTGACCCAGGCCCAGCAAACCGGCCAGCCGGCGACGTTCTTCGCATCCTGACAAGTTTCTGACGGAGTGCCAGGAAAACTTGACGTGTCCTTCACACCCGAACCCGGTTTCCCCGACCCTCCCGACGGTCCCCCGGAATCCTGGCAGGGCCGCAACGCGGGGCCCGGGCGGCACGGCCGCTCCACGGCGACGCCCGTCGTCAAGGCTTCGTCAGTGAACGGCCTGCCGCAGTCAACAAGGCGTCAGGAATGCGTGACCGGATCATGACCCGGCGTAGCGTCGCAGACGTTCCCGCGGCTCGCAGCAGCGCGGCATCCGCAAGGAGAAGGACTGTGTCACTGCACTACCCGCGGGTGTCCCACACCCGCTCATCCCACCCGCACCGCGCGGTCCACTCCGTGGACGCGCAGCGCGACCTGGTCGGCCCTGCGCCGACCCCACCGGCCCGGCCGGCCCCGCCGACCCCCGCGCCGCTCGGCGTCGTGGTCGACCAGGAGGCTCGACTGGCCACCGCGGGGGGCCGACCGCTGGACCTCACCTTCACCGAGTTCGAGCTCCTCGCCCACCTGGTGGCCCACCCGCGGCGGGTCTACACCCGCAACCAGCTGCTGACCGCGGTCGGGGGCCAGCCGCCGTTCGGCGACACCCGCACGGTCGACGTCTACGTGGCCCGGCTGCGCCGCAAGCTCGGGCCCGAGTACCGCCGCTCCATCGCCACCGTCCGCCAGGTCGGCTACCGCTTCGACCCCGCCGGTGCGGCGCCCGCACAGAACTGACCGCGACCGCGCGCGTCAGAGGGCGTCCTGCGCGCCGGGCTCCAGGGTGAGCCGGCCGTCACCGGCGTCGTAGTCGAACAGCTCGGCGTAGCGGCCCCAGTCGATGGCGGTGTCCAGCTGGCGGCGGGCGTCCTCGGCGGAGAAGCCGCGGCGCAGCAGGTCGAGGAACAGCCCTTCGCGCGGGGTGTAGGCAGCGGCCGGGTGTGGTGACGGTCGGCACGCTGCGCGCCTCCGGGATCAACTTCGTGACACTGGCCACCGGCGCCGCGCTGATCCTGGCCCTGCTCAACTTCCTGCCCGCACTCGCCCTGGGCCCACTCGCCGAAGGCTTGCGTTAACGCGACGGCGAGGTTGGGCGGGCGGCCTCGCGCCGGGGCTGGTGCTGCGCGCAGACTGGCATCGGGAACAGCTGCCAAGGGGGACAGGATGAGCCTCTCGATCGTCGCAGTACCCGCCGTGTGGGCGGCCGTGGGCGGCCTGGTCGCCTACCTCGCCGGGGTCACCGGGCTTAACGCGACCCGGCGGCTGCTCCGGGACGGCATACCGGTGCAGGCGCTGGTCAAGGAGCGCCCGGCGGACCGTGCGGAGAGCGCCGGGGTGTCCCGGCCGCTGCTGCAGTTCGCCACCCGGGAGGGTCTGGTGATGGAGGTCTTCTCCCCCGTCTGCTCCAGCCGCTCCCACCCGCTGGTGGACGGGCGGCACGTCCTGGTCCGCTACGACCCCGACGATCCCCGGCAGGTGCTGGTGCAGGGGCGCGAGCGCCGCGGCATCGAGTACGCCTTCGTCGCGCTGGGGGCGGGCGCGGTGCTGACCGGGCTGGTCCTGCTGCTGGCCGGCGGCTGAACGCCGCCGGCCAGCGCCACCCGCTGCCTCAACGTTCCGGTCGGTCTAAGATGCTCCGCTCCGGTCAGCTGCCGGTGGTGGGACCGGGGATCGGGTTGTCCGGCGCGAACGCGGCGGCGATCTGCGAGGCGATCGCCTCGGCCGTGTTGACGTCGGGCGAGTCGGGGCCCTTGGTGGTGGAGACGGCGATGGCCAGGCGCTTGCTCGGCAGATAGGCCTGGATCGCCGCGTATCCGGAGAAGGACGGGTTCTGGATGATCCAGCCGTTCTCCACCAGGACGGTGAGGCCGAAGTGCAGCGCCTCGGTGTTGTGGAGGCACACCGTCGCCGGGCAGGTGTCGGTGGGACCGCCCAGGCCGACCGTTCCCGGGTCCAGCTGGGTCCGGAAGCCGCTCGGCGAGAGCAGCTCGCCGGTGCCGATGGCCTGCGCCGAGCGGGCCAGGTCGCAGATGTCGGTGGTGATCACGGCGCCGCGCGCGGTCGTCCACGACGGGTTCCAGAAGGTGGACTCCTCGTAGGTGCCGCGCTCCGAGGTGAAGGCGTGCAGCACCGGATCCGGGATCTCGGGCGTGAAGTCGTTCTGCGTGTTGCGCAGCCCGAGCGGGCCCATCACGCGCTGCTCCAGCAGCTTGTCCAGCGGGGTGCCGGTGATCCGCTCCAGGGCCTCGCCGAGCAGCACGAAGTTGCCGTGCGAGTAGCTCCAGTTGGTGCCCGGCTCGTACCAGAGCGGGTGGCTGAAGGGGTAGGCGAGCAGGTCGTCGTCGGTCCAGTGGCGGAACGGGTGGGCCTCCAACT
This genomic window contains:
- a CDS encoding DUF3592 domain-containing protein produces the protein MSLSIVAVPAVWAAVGGLVAYLAGVTGLNATRRLLRDGIPVQALVKERPADRAESAGVSRPLLQFATREGLVMEVFSPVCSSRSHPLVDGRHVLVRYDPDDPRQVLVQGRERRGIEYAFVALGAGAVLTGLVLLLAGG
- a CDS encoding potassium-transporting ATPase subunit KdpA, whose protein sequence is MVTVGTLRASGINFVTLATGAALILALLNFLPALALGPLAEGLR
- the kdpB gene encoding potassium-transporting ATPase subunit KdpB, which codes for MPLLAPAPQKDVTVDRSPQPPVIRRHRAASGLFDPKQLVRSFPEALRKLHPRVMAKNPVMFVVEVGSALTTLSAVFSPSVFSWLISIWLWLTVVFANLAEAVAEGRGKAQAESLRKARTGTVARRLLRWRVGIEHCPEELVPAEELRLYDFVVVEAGETVPGDGDVVDGIASVDESAITGESAPVIREAGGDRCAVTGGTRVLSDRIVVRITSKPGLTFIDRMIALVEGAERRKTPNEIALNLLLAALTVVFILTVVTLQPFAVYAGAEQSITVLVALLVALIPTTIGALLSAIGIAGMDRLVQRNVLAMSGRAVEAAGDVNTLLLDKTGTITFGNRQAVRFVPLDGVPAEELAEAAQLSSLADETPEGRSVVQLAKERYAVPPRAEGELGHLEFVPFSAHSRMSGVDLTWPDSPAVLVRKGASAAVATWVHEHGGKVPPQAFEIVDVIAKGGGTPLLVAVHDRHGARAMGVIQLTDVVKDGIRERFAELRRMGIRTVMVTGDNPLTARAIAQEAGVDDFLAEATPEEKLALIKKEQEGGKLVAMTGDGTNDAPALAQADVGVAMNTGTSAAKEAGNMVDLDSNPTKLIEIVEIGKQLLITRGALTTFSIANDVAKYFAIIPAMFASAYPGLGDLNIMALHSPRSAITSAIVFNALIIVALIPLALRGVRYRPASASDLLRRNLRIYGLGGLILPFVGIKLIDLVLQFVPGL
- a CDS encoding serine hydrolase domain-containing protein — translated: MTRTRAALALAAATMIATSLPTTAGAVALSGAGHGPQACVRSPEPHSGPARTVLDIAQQGKEQYGLNSVILKVTVRGHDLVTSALGESMTGVPAEPDMHFRAGSVGIAYMGTVLLQLVDEHVVSLDDPIARWLPDVPHADRITLRMLGSSTSGLHDYVTDPAFLAELEAHPFRHWTDDDLLAYPFSHPLWYEPGTNWSYSHGNFVLLGEALERITGTPLDKLLEQRVMGPLGLRNTQNDFTPEIPDPVLHAFTSERGTYEESTFWNPSWTTARGAVITTDICDLARSAQAIGTGELLSPSGFRTQLDPGTVGLGGPTDTCPATVCLHNTEALHFGLTVLVENGWIIQNPSFSGYAAIQAYLPSKRLAIAVSTTKGPDSPDVNTAEAIASQIAAAFAPDNPIPGPTTGS
- a CDS encoding AAA-associated domain-containing protein is translated as MFLDLLRRGFSAEDARRQLDTAIDWGRYAELFDYDAGDGRLTLEPGAQDAL